In the Candidatus Chlamydia sanziniae genome, TTTTGAGACCGGGAAATAGGGAGAGTATGGGAGGTAAAATTTCTTGGGAAGCTAATTCTAAATTTGGCGTAGGATTGGGCTGGTTATGTTCGAAGGTAGATCCTAAAATGCATGTTCCTTTTTGTGTATTGGTAACCATGTATTTTTTAGCATTAATGCTGAAGGGGGGCATAGCAAGATCTTTAGGCCAATTGATTTCTAATAATTGTCCTTTTACTTTATTTAGAGGAAGACTTTGAAGTTCGGGAAGGAGATCGGCGTTAGCCCCAGGTGTAACAATGATATGGTCATAAAATTCTTCTATGTCAGAGATGTTTTCAATAAGTTCGTCATAAAATTGTGTGCCTAAACTCGCGCAGGCATTCCATAATCCATCAATATAACGGTTGTTATTTATAGTGACGCCACGTTTTATAAATAACGCTCCTAAATTTGCAGGGATTATCATGCTGGGAATAGTGATTTCGCAGCGAGCCTTTTCCCACCACTCGAGTTCATTGGGGAATTCTTCAACGCGCTTCATGAATAATGCCGCTTGCTCGTCGTCTGTGGCAGGTCTTACGATTCCTCGGGATAAAACAATAGGAAGATTTAAGGCTTTACTTGCTTCGGTAATGAGGCTATGAGTTGTGATCATCCCAAGGTCTGCGTAAAGAGGTTTTAGTGCTTCTTGTCCATGAAAGGCATGAAGCAATCCTGAAGACATTCCTGAAGCGCCCTCTCCAAGAGGAATAGGATCAAAAAGATCTACAGTTGCCATGCCTTGGGTATGGAGAAGAAAGTGCCAGGTTACAGAAAGCCCTGCATATCCTGCCCCTAAGACTGCTATTCGCATGACGCTACCTTGAACTCTTTGTTGCTCACAAATAAGTTTACAATATCCTTGTTTTGAGAATAAGAGAATAAGAGATTAAAGAACAGAGAGGAATATATTAGAGGATAGAGGGAATAAGGCTTCCTCTTTCCCCTCTCTGTGTTGGTTAAAACGTGATTTTTCCTGAAGAAAAAAGGAAAATAGCTATGAAAGCAAGAATGGTAATCATTGACATTTTGATGATTTCTTTTTTTGTAAAGAAAATTTTAGCATTTTTCCTTTTTTTTCCCGCGTCTATATAGAAGGGAATCCCTAAAGCAAGAAGAATAATGGCCATGAACATATAGCGTAGGCCTCCAGCGTAAATGAGCCATAGTGAATAAATAGCACCCAAGAGTCCTGTTCCCATTGCTAAAAAAGGTTTCACAGGGCTTTTTTTAGGATAGTTTTTACTTTTGCTAAATTTAAAGAGGAAGGCCGTACTTGCAAGATAGGCAGGGAGGATCATCACTCCTGTGATGCTGAGCATAGTATTCCAAGCATTTGAGGAGAAATAGACAAGGAACATCACAAGCTGCATGAGAGTACTGGTTATATATAATGAGGCACTTGGAGATTGTGCAGCATTTTCCATAGTGAAAATTTCTGGGAAAGTACCATTTTTTGCTGCAAAATAAGGAATTTCTGCAACAATTATTGTCCAGGATAACCAACTTGACAATACCGCAATCAGTAGACCAACGTTCATAAGAACGGAGCCCCAATTTCCGACGAGGCTCTGAAGTACTCCTGCTGTGGAAGGATTGGGAATAGTGTTGAGTTGGTATTGAAACATCGAACCGAAAGGAAGTATAGATAAAAGTATATAAGTAGTTAGGCAACCGAGAAATCCTAAAATTGTAGCTCTTCCTACTGCAGAAGCACTTTTTGCTCTTCCCGACATGACTACAGCACCTTCAATACCAATGAAGGCCCATAGAGTAACGAGCATAGTTCCTTTAATTTGTGAACTTATAGAGCCTAAGGGAAGTTGTGTATTTGTTATAGTTGTTCCCCAAATATCTGTTTTGAAGATAGTTAATTTAAAAAAGAATGCTGTAATTACAATAAAAATGAGTAGAGGGACTAACTTACCTATAGTGCCAATAATATTAATCACAGAGGCTTGTCGGATGCCTTTGAGAACAACAAAGTTAAAAATCCAAATGAGGAGAGAACCTCCAATAATGGCGGGAATTGTATTCCCACCTTTGAAGTAAGGGGGAAAGAAATAATTGAGGGCATCCATAGTGATTACCGCATACCCTACATTTCCGAAAATTTGACATAGCCAATACCCCCAGCCAATTGTAAAGCCTATATAAGGACCGAAACCTTCTCGGCTATACATATAGATTCCTGCCTTGAGATCTGGACGTACTTGAGAAAGAATTTTAAAAGTGTTGGCAATAAAAAATATCCCGATGCCTGTCAGTAACCAGGAACAAAAGACAGCTCCTACTCCTGCGGTTGCTGCCATATTCTGGGGGAGGCTGAAAATTCCTCCTCCAAGCATAGAGCTGATTACCATACCCGCAAGAGCAATTGTGCCAAGAGGCTTTTTGGTTTTAGTCTCTCTAATCGTCATAGAGTCTCCCTGATTAACTCACTGTTGCTGGGTCAGCATTTTCAAAATTTAGAAATCCTAGTGCTGTTAAACAAAACCCGAATTTTTGCTGGATATTGATGTAGTTATGAAAAAATTGGAATTCACTATGTTTTGCTACAGAACGCAAATCTAACTCGTGCTGAAGTGATTTTTTCAGCCACATCTTCGCATGAGTTTCTGCGATTTCATCGTTGATCCATGTGGGAAAGAATTCTACATATTCTGCTGCCCATCCGCCGATAAGTTCACCGCTTTTATTTTTTCCCCAACAGATACCGATTCCTGTAGCTATAGCATGCGTACCTTCCATAGTTGTTGCTCCACGACCTGCTATAATGGTTTCGAGGACAGCACCATGTTTGAAGGATTTAACGCAAGTATCTATAGGGACAATGTTCCCAAACAGTTCTTTAGGTAATACCGAAGTGTAAGGAACAATATTAAAATTTTCGATCTTTGCTTGAAGGAGCGCAGAATCGTAGCAAAAAGTTTCAAAAGGTTGTGGTGGCATACCATCATTAGATTCTCCAGTACCTCCAGTATAGAATGCTAACGTAGGATAACGAGTTCCATAAGCCATAATTAAGCTCCTAAAATTGAGATCGATGAGATTTTCTTATAAAGATAAATTTGTTCGTATACCGTAAACTCGAGCAGTTCTTTTCTCTTTACATAAGGCAGGGTGAATATAAATTTGCATGTCTGGTGTGAGTGAGATATGAGGACCAAAGCCTAGAGTTGCAAAAGTTTCTATTACAGTTTCATAACGGCGTGTTTTTTCTTTGGTAGAAATGGCTTTTGGATTTACCTTATTAATCGCACCGCCAAGACCGAAAAGATCCTGAGAATTACGATTGAAAGGGTTTGCTAACACCAATCCTCCGACAAAAGAACGGTTTACAGGCATTGCTTTTCCTGTGGCTCCGTTCCATCTTCCGAAGATATAGAGTTTTTCCCCTAAGTATTGTCCTGCATTTAGCGACCATCCAGTAGTTTGCGATTCTTGTTGAGGAACGCGACGTGTACTGTAGATCAACGCAGAATATTGGCCATTTCCACATTTAGATTGGGGAGCCCAAGAAACATAGCCGTAAAAGTTGTATTTGTTTCTTGTTAGATTATAGATCGCAAAGTTTACACCATTGATGTTGAAGGCATCTTGGAACCCTAATTGAATATTGATTTGGGGATGTGGAGTGCATTGCATGTAAGTACCAACACTTCCTAGAGAGTAGGTGGCACTAGCATTTTGTGAGAGGGCATAGCTAATAAACCCTGATTGTTGATCGTTGTCGTATAAGGTACCATCGATGGCATAAAGACTGTACTGCCCTAGCACAAGAGTCCAAAGGCCTCTAGGAAAGGTTTGAGAGAAAGTAAGTTGGTTTATGTTATCTTCTCGTGATGTATAGTCGTTGATACCACTGGCAATTCCCGAGGCTTTGCCAGCATTTATACCCGTATTTTTCCAGTAGCGCACAATAGTGTAAGTGAAGTCTATGCTGCCAGTCCCTGCTGTTAGAGAATTATACAGTTGCCAAGAGACGTTAGGACTAAAGTAAAATTGCCATGAAGGCATTTCTTCTGTTGCTGTTCTTGGAATAGTCACAGGATAGGACCATTGGGGAAGAATAGTGGCATCCAAGGAAATCTTTGTATTCGTGGCTTCTTCTGCGGCTTTAGTTAGCTTGGAGAAAGATAAGCCGTTATCCCAAGGGCGTACAGTAAAGAACTTATTGATAGGTGAAAGCAAAGAATGGGAATGTGTCTTGAGGATGTCTTCAGAAGGTTGAGGAGACTGTGGTAGAGGTTTAGGATGTTTTTTTTTGAGTCTATCCGCATAACGGTGGTGATGGTATTCTGGATGTTGAGGAGCCACTCCGTAACAGAACAGGGTAAATGTGCTGGAAGTACAGAGAATGGTAAATGTAAGAGAACGAAGGAATATCACGAACTACCTGTAGAAGAGCTCATTTTGCTTTGTTTGTGACTCTAAAAAAAGTAGTTGTTTTTATTCCATCATTTTTAGGTCTCTTTACTTTTAGATTCTATAGATTATTCTTCCATCTGGTGGCGAAGGAGAAGAGCAGCGGCATCATTACTAAGCAGTTTCTTGGAATATGTGTATTGGATTTTTGCAATTTCTGGTAGATAAATTGGGGAGGAAAACTGCTGTGCTTTATAGATAATACCGAAATAGACAATGCCATAATTTCGGCAGAGCTCACCAATACGCATGACGTTTTCTTTGTTGTTGTCGATATAGATGATTTTCTTCGGCAGGAGGATTAAGCCTTCTAAAAAGCATTGTAATCCTGGGCCTTTATGGAGTTCTTCCGAGAATAAAACGCCACTATGATAAAGGAGTTGGTCAGGGAGGCTAAGTTTTAGTTGGGGAGCAGTTGCTTCTAATGAGACACTCACAGCTTGCAATTGTTTTAGGGTAAGATCTTTGGTTGTTTTAGGACGTTCTGTATAGGCGAAGATTGCCTTCCCCTGATCTTGTAATTTACTGATAAGCAGGGACATTGTAGGCTCTATAGGTTTTACAGATCCCATGTGTTGGATCTCGATCCAATAAGGGGTAACAGTTTCCCATGCCTCTCGTTCCGTGAGGCCAAGTTTTTGAAACTGCTCTATGGTTTTTTGTTGCCATAAAGAATGAGATAAAGCTTCTCCTCCTTGCAATAGTGTATCGTCAAGATCTAAGATAAGGCAGAAATCTGCTTTGTCGTGGAGGATGTCTCCGGCAACTTGATGAATCGATTTTACCTCAATGTAGTGGACGTCTATTCCGAATAGAAAAGAGGGACATCCCAACACAAAAAAAATACAAAATTTCATTGTAGCCTCATAAAATGTTGGTTCAGGATAGGGTAAAAAACGTATTTTTTATACGGTGATTAGGAGATTTTTTACAAAATTACGAAAAAGATCACAGTCTTTTTTTGTTAAGGTATCCGGAAACCAAAGTGCGAATTGTAATAGAGCTTGTTCGATAAACATTTCATAACCATGAAGAACAGAAACTCCTCGTTTTCTCGCTTCTTGAAGGTAGGGAGGGAAATAAGGGAGTGTGTTAATATCCATAATTGTCGAGGGGAAGATCCAGGGAAAAGGCACTTGTGAAGGAAGACTATTGATTAGGATATCCGCTCTATTCAAAGTCGGTAGTGAGTCTAAGGTATAGGCTTTACCATGGCAAAGCCTAGCCAGTTGTTGCGCATTGGAGAGTGTACGGTTAAAAATATGAATATGGGCACCTTGAGTAGCAAGAGCTGTAGCGATCCCGCTTGCCGCACCTCCTGCACCAAGAATGGCAACATGCTGATGTTCTAT is a window encoding:
- a CDS encoding pyruvoyl-dependent arginine decarboxylase, with product MAYGTRYPTLAFYTGGTGESNDGMPPQPFETFCYDSALLQAKIENFNIVPYTSVLPKELFGNIVPIDTCVKSFKHGAVLETIIAGRGATTMEGTHAIATGIGICWGKNKSGELIGGWAAEYVEFFPTWINDEIAETHAKMWLKKSLQHELDLRSVAKHSEFQFFHNYINIQQKFGFCLTALGFLNFENADPATVS
- a CDS encoding amino acid permease yields the protein MTIRETKTKKPLGTIALAGMVISSMLGGGIFSLPQNMAATAGVGAVFCSWLLTGIGIFFIANTFKILSQVRPDLKAGIYMYSREGFGPYIGFTIGWGYWLCQIFGNVGYAVITMDALNYFFPPYFKGGNTIPAIIGGSLLIWIFNFVVLKGIRQASVINIIGTIGKLVPLLIFIVITAFFFKLTIFKTDIWGTTITNTQLPLGSISSQIKGTMLVTLWAFIGIEGAVVMSGRAKSASAVGRATILGFLGCLTTYILLSILPFGSMFQYQLNTIPNPSTAGVLQSLVGNWGSVLMNVGLLIAVLSSWLSWTIIVAEIPYFAAKNGTFPEIFTMENAAQSPSASLYITSTLMQLVMFLVYFSSNAWNTMLSITGVMILPAYLASTAFLFKFSKSKNYPKKSPVKPFLAMGTGLLGAIYSLWLIYAGGLRYMFMAIILLALGIPFYIDAGKKRKNAKIFFTKKEIIKMSMITILAFIAIFLFSSGKITF
- a CDS encoding DUF2608 domain-containing protein, which encodes MKFCIFFVLGCPSFLFGIDVHYIEVKSIHQVAGDILHDKADFCLILDLDDTLLQGGEALSHSLWQQKTIEQFQKLGLTEREAWETVTPYWIEIQHMGSVKPIEPTMSLLISKLQDQGKAIFAYTERPKTTKDLTLKQLQAVSVSLEATAPQLKLSLPDQLLYHSGVLFSEELHKGPGLQCFLEGLILLPKKIIYIDNNKENVMRIGELCRNYGIVYFGIIYKAQQFSSPIYLPEIAKIQYTYSKKLLSNDAAALLLRHQMEE
- a CDS encoding NAD(P)/FAD-dependent oxidoreductase, giving the protein MRIAVLGAGYAGLSVTWHFLLHTQGMATVDLFDPIPLGEGASGMSSGLLHAFHGQEALKPLYADLGMITTHSLITEASKALNLPIVLSRGIVRPATDDEQAALFMKRVEEFPNELEWWEKARCEITIPSMIIPANLGALFIKRGVTINNNRYIDGLWNACASLGTQFYDELIENISDIEEFYDHIIVTPGANADLLPELQSLPLNKVKGQLLEINWPKDLAMPPFSINAKKYMVTNTQKGTCILGSTFEHNQPNPTPNLELASQEILPPILSLFPGLKNAEILHCYAGMRSSSASHLPIIAKLKEKLWFLGGLGSKGLLYHGITGDMLAQAVLRTSTSYIAKEFLFTS
- a CDS encoding carbohydrate porin, which translates into the protein MIFLRSLTFTILCTSSTFTLFCYGVAPQHPEYHHHRYADRLKKKHPKPLPQSPQPSEDILKTHSHSLLSPINKFFTVRPWDNGLSFSKLTKAAEEATNTKISLDATILPQWSYPVTIPRTATEEMPSWQFYFSPNVSWQLYNSLTAGTGSIDFTYTIVRYWKNTGINAGKASGIASGINDYTSREDNINQLTFSQTFPRGLWTLVLGQYSLYAIDGTLYDNDQQSGFISYALSQNASATYSLGSVGTYMQCTPHPQINIQLGFQDAFNINGVNFAIYNLTRNKYNFYGYVSWAPQSKCGNGQYSALIYSTRRVPQQESQTTGWSLNAGQYLGEKLYIFGRWNGATGKAMPVNRSFVGGLVLANPFNRNSQDLFGLGGAINKVNPKAISTKEKTRRYETVIETFATLGFGPHISLTPDMQIYIHPALCKEKRTARVYGIRTNLSL